Proteins encoded together in one Catellatospora citrea window:
- a CDS encoding single-stranded DNA-binding protein — protein MAGETTITVIGNLVDDPELRFTPSGAAVAKFRLASTPRTLDRASGEWKDGEPLFLSCNMWRQMAENVAESLQKGSRVIVSGRLRQRSYETKEGEKRTVYELEVDEIGPSLRYATAKVQKMSRSGGGGGGGYGSGSSGGGNSSGGGGGFSDDPWATAAPAGGSGGNFDDEPPF, from the coding sequence ATGGCTGGAGAAACCACCATCACGGTCATCGGCAATCTTGTCGACGACCCTGAGCTGCGCTTCACCCCGTCGGGTGCGGCAGTGGCGAAGTTCCGTCTCGCTTCGACCCCCCGCACGCTGGACCGCGCGTCCGGCGAGTGGAAGGACGGCGAGCCGCTCTTCCTGTCCTGCAACATGTGGCGGCAGATGGCGGAGAACGTAGCCGAGTCGCTGCAGAAGGGCTCCCGCGTCATCGTCTCCGGACGACTGCGTCAGCGGTCGTACGAGACGAAGGAGGGCGAGAAGCGCACGGTCTACGAGCTGGAAGTCGACGAGATCGGCCCGTCGCTGCGGTATGCCACGGCGAAGGTGCAGAAGATGTCGCGTTCCGGCGGCGGAGGCGGTGGGGGCTACGGCTCCGGCTCCAGCGGCGGCGGCAACAGCTCCGGCGGCGGCGGAGGCTTCTCCGACGACCCGTGGGCGACGGCTGCTCCCGCAGGCGGTTCGGGTGGCAATTTCGACGACGAGCCACCGTTCTGA
- the rpsR gene encoding 30S ribosomal protein S18, with translation MAKAAALRKPKKKVNPLDKEGITYIDYKDTALLRKFISDRGKIRARRVTGVTTQQQRQIARAVKNAREMALLPYTTTGR, from the coding sequence ATGGCGAAGGCTGCGGCCCTGCGCAAACCGAAGAAGAAGGTGAACCCGCTCGACAAGGAGGGGATCACCTACATCGACTACAAGGACACCGCGCTGCTGCGCAAGTTCATCTCCGACCGCGGCAAGATCCGCGCTCGGCGGGTGACCGGCGTGACCACGCAGCAGCAGCGGCAGATCGCTCGGGCGGTCAAGAACGCCCGCGAGATGGCGCTCCTGCCGTACACCACCACCGGTCGCTGA
- the rplI gene encoding 50S ribosomal protein L9 has translation MKIILTHEVSGLGTPGDIVEVKDGFGRNYLLPQGFAILWTKGAEKQVESIKRARGAREVRDLGHANEIKSQLEGLKVTLSARAGQGGRLFGSVTANEVAEAVKTAGGPALDKRKIELPAAIKSTGGYTVQIKLHPDVTAKFNLNVVAAK, from the coding sequence ATGAAGATCATTCTGACGCACGAGGTGTCCGGTCTCGGCACCCCCGGCGACATCGTTGAGGTCAAGGACGGCTTCGGCCGTAACTACCTGCTCCCCCAGGGTTTCGCGATCCTGTGGACCAAGGGCGCGGAGAAGCAGGTCGAGTCGATCAAGCGGGCCCGCGGGGCTCGTGAGGTCCGCGACCTGGGTCACGCCAACGAGATCAAGTCGCAGCTCGAGGGCCTGAAGGTCACCCTGTCGGCGCGTGCCGGCCAGGGCGGCCGTCTGTTCGGCTCCGTGACCGCGAACGAGGTCGCCGAGGCGGTCAAGACCGCGGGCGGTCCGGCGCTGGACAAGCGCAAGATCGAGCTGCCGGCCGCCATCAAGTCGACCGGTGGCTACACGGTGCAGATCAAGCTGCACCCGGACGTGACCGCCAAGTTCAACCTGAACGTGGTCGCTGCCAAGTAA
- a CDS encoding vWA domain-containing protein, with amino-acid sequence MRLKSAAVVFCTLIALAGCGSDRAPDSAPRPPGNADGAQNETGPQRPSRDDLSTFALDVDTASYGYAAGRLRDGRRPAPDTVRPEEFVNSFDQHYPQPKGDGFAVHVDGSRLPASHEASRETRLLRVGLQTRGEDSEQRKNAALTFVIDVSGSMDDPDRLGLVQDALHTLVDQLRPTDAVAIVTFNDRARVVREMTRVAEKQRLHAAIDSLRAGGSTNLGDGLVTGYETARDGFREGFSNRVILLSDGLANTGTTDADRMLRQVREEADKEIALLGVGVGSDYGDDLMERLADRGDGFVVYVSERRQARDVFVHKLPATLALRAMDAKAQVQFDTKTVLSYELIGYENRQVADENFRNDHVDGGEVGPGHSVTALYLVRLKPEASGRVAEVRVRWLDPSTKQPSETYESIAVGDLSGDFTGADVRLRVCYAAAFFAVALRGGEGAGAVRLTDLATIADQAAARLDERPVDDLAELIRTAQRLS; translated from the coding sequence ATGAGACTGAAGAGCGCCGCGGTCGTGTTCTGCACCCTGATCGCGCTGGCCGGCTGCGGCTCCGACCGTGCGCCGGACAGCGCCCCACGACCACCCGGCAACGCTGACGGCGCGCAGAACGAGACGGGCCCGCAGCGCCCGTCGCGGGACGACCTGTCCACGTTCGCCCTCGACGTCGACACCGCCTCGTACGGCTACGCCGCCGGGCGGCTGCGCGACGGCCGCCGCCCCGCCCCGGACACCGTGCGCCCCGAGGAGTTCGTCAACTCGTTCGACCAGCACTACCCGCAGCCGAAGGGCGACGGCTTCGCCGTGCACGTGGACGGTTCGCGGCTGCCCGCCTCGCACGAGGCGTCCCGGGAGACCCGGCTGCTGCGCGTCGGCCTGCAGACCCGCGGCGAGGACAGCGAGCAGCGCAAGAACGCCGCGCTCACCTTCGTCATCGACGTGTCCGGCTCCATGGACGACCCCGACCGCCTCGGCCTGGTGCAGGACGCCCTGCACACGCTCGTCGACCAGCTGCGGCCCACCGACGCGGTGGCCATCGTGACCTTCAACGACCGGGCCAGGGTGGTCCGCGAGATGACCCGGGTGGCCGAGAAGCAGCGCCTGCACGCCGCCATCGACTCGCTGCGGGCCGGTGGCAGCACCAACCTCGGCGACGGCCTGGTCACCGGATACGAGACGGCACGCGACGGGTTCCGGGAGGGCTTCAGCAACCGGGTCATCCTGCTCTCCGACGGCCTGGCCAACACCGGCACCACCGATGCCGACCGCATGCTGCGGCAGGTCCGCGAGGAGGCGGACAAGGAGATCGCGCTGCTGGGCGTGGGTGTCGGCAGCGACTACGGCGACGACCTGATGGAGCGGCTGGCCGACCGCGGCGACGGCTTCGTGGTGTACGTCTCCGAGCGCCGCCAGGCTAGGGACGTCTTCGTGCACAAGCTTCCCGCCACGCTGGCGCTGCGGGCGATGGACGCCAAGGCGCAGGTCCAGTTCGACACCAAGACCGTCTTGTCCTACGAGCTCATCGGGTACGAGAACCGCCAGGTCGCCGACGAGAACTTCCGCAACGACCACGTCGACGGCGGCGAGGTCGGCCCCGGCCACTCGGTGACCGCCCTCTACCTGGTGCGGCTGAAGCCCGAGGCGAGCGGCCGGGTGGCGGAGGTGCGGGTGCGCTGGCTGGACCCGAGCACGAAGCAGCCGTCCGAGACGTACGAGTCGATCGCGGTCGGCGACCTGTCCGGCGACTTCACCGGCGCGGACGTGCGACTGCGGGTGTGCTACGCGGCCGCCTTCTTCGCCGTCGCGCTGCGCGGCGGTGAGGGCGCCGGCGCCGTGCGGCTGACCGACCTCGCGACGATCGCCGATCAGGCCGCCGCCCGGCTCGACGAGCGCCCCGTCGACGACCTCGCCGAGCTCATCCGCACCGCCCAGCGGCTGTCCTGA